CCGGTTGGCTTATCTACTTGAATGCCCGACTCTACGATTGTGAAGTACTCCAATAGCTCACTCGGAAAAACATGCCCTGGGGCTTCCAATACCAAATCCCCCATTTCTTTTGAACGAAATGTAGGAATTCTTCAAACGCTCCCCACAAAATGGACGTGACCCGTTTTTCATCAATAAAATGTGGTACGAATAAGTACAGAAAGAGTGTTCTTAAACGAGGAAATTGAAAGAAACAAGAATTAACACGGCTTAAGACCAGAACAATTAAATAATAATGATATATTTGTGAAAAGAATAAAAACAAAGATGTCGCTATGTCAACTAAGTTAACACCAAAATTTTTCGTTGAAAAAATACGAGAAAACCAAAACAACAACGGAACTTTGAAAGCCGTTTTCGCCAATCAATTCCTGAGTAAATTCGAAGAGCACGAACTCCTCGGTATGTCGGCCAGTATCGACAAAGAACTCGCTAAACGCAGCGGAGCCCGCGCCGATGAAATGAAAAGAGAATTGGAGGCGCTCGGGTACGAAGTAAAAAAGAAGAAATAAATCTCACTTTTTTAACGATCCAAAACAGAGCTCACTTTTTAAGAAGTGGGCTCTTTTGTTTTTTCGCACCTTTACGTCATGTGTGGCATTAGTGGTATAACTTCCCCCGATCGCGAGCTCATCGAACGCATGAACCGGACCATGACCCATCGCGGTCCCAATGCCGAAGGGTATTACCTGAACGACTACCTCGCTCTCGGCCACCGCCGACTCAGCATCATCGACCTCAGCGCAGGCGGTGCCCAACCCCGCATACAAGACCACCTCGCCCTCACCTTCAACGGCGAAATCTACAACTACCTCGAACTGCGGTCCGAACTCCAAAAACTCGGACACCGATTCCACTCCGAAAGCGATACCGAAGTGCTGCTCGCCGCCTACCTAGAGTGGGGCACACAGTGCTTCTCCCGCTTTATCGGTATGTGGGCTTTGGCGCTGTGGGACGACCGGCAAAAAACTCTTCTGCTCTGTCGCGACCGCATGGGACAAAAACCGCTGTACTACCGCTACCAAAAAAACATCCTGGCCTTTGCCTCCGAACTCAAAGCACTGCTCCAAATCGAAGGTGTCGGAACGGAACGGCCCGAAGTGCTGGCCGAGTACTTCGCGTTTTCGTACAATCCGGAACCGCGAACGGCCTATTCCGACATCCACACCCTGCCGCCCGGATCCTACCTCATCTGGACACCCAATGGCGATCTAGCTTCTCCACAACACTACTGGCAGCCGACCTTTGACCTGCAGCGACCGTCGGCCGACGATGCCATCGCGGAGCTCGATGAATTATTGAAGGATGCCCTTCGACTGCGTCTACGGGCCGATGTGCCTCTCGGCGTGTTCCTCAGCGGCGGACTCGACAGCATGGGCATGACGACCCTGTTCAACCAACACTGGACCGGTTTACATGTGGCGTTGAACGATGAAGAACGGACCTTGGTCGAAAAAGTGATGGTCCAAAAAAAGGCCGACTTGGTGATCGCCACACCGGAAGAATTCGACTACCGGGCCGATTTTGACCACATCATGCGGCATTTCGATACGCCCTTTGCCGATAATTCGAGTATTCCGACCTACTGGATCTGCCGCGAAGCGCGCCGAAAAGGCTTCATTGTGATGCTGGGCGGCGACGGGGGCGACGAACTGTTTTACGGCTACAAGCGCTACAAGCAGCTCGACCTCTACTCTAAAGGCGGCGGCACGGTCCTTATGCGCGGCGCCCATGCTCTGAGCCGGCGATTGCTGCCCGGACACGATATCGACAAGGCTCTACGATTCCTATCAAAAGACACGTTCGAAGACTTCTATATCAAACTGCGAGGCGGATTCACGCGGGACGAGTGGCCCCATTTGTTTACCCGGGATTATCGCGACCAACTGGGCGATTACAATCCGGCCGAAGAGGTCCGCCACCGCTGGCCTACCGACAACGACTGGCCATTGGCCAAGCAGGCCCAGGTGTTCGACTGGCAACACAGTTTCCTGAGCGATATCCTGGTCAAGGCCGATCGCATGTCCATGGCCAATAGCATTGAGTTAAGAAGCCCCTTCCTGGACCATAGACTTTTCGAGTGGTCGGCCAAATTACACCCCGATGTGCTCTACGGCGGCGAACTTAAAAAGCTTTACAAAGAGTGGTTGGTGCCCCGGCTGCCAAAAGAAGTTTTGAATCAGCCCAAACGCGGGTTCGGGATGAACGAAAACGAGGTCTTGGGCCAGTACCAAAACCCTCGTTTGAACAAAAAGGCCGTACCTTTCCTGCTCGAACAAAAGAAGATCTTTTTTGCCAATAGCCTAAACGCCATTGCATGTACGAAATAAAGAAAGATTACATCCACGGAACCTCCAACGTGAGTTTCGACGACAACCGAACCGACGGCACCAAGTACTGGAACCGCCAACGCATCGCCAGCTCGCTCGTGTATCAGTATTCATTTTATAAGTGGGTATACGAAAAGTACCGAAAACAACCTCAAGCGCGCATTCTGGATGTTGGCTGCGGACCGGGAACCAAGCTCATGCATTTTTTCGGTAAAAAGAACTTTGAGGTGGTAGGTATTGATCAGCCCGATGCCGTCGACTACTGCAATACGAAGTTCGCAAAGTATACCAACGCATCGTTCCACGCGGATAATTTTGACGATCCTGTAGACCACGATTTAGGCACTTTCGACGCCATCATTTGCTCCGACGTGATCGAGCACCTAGAACGACCAGACAATTTACTCGCTTTCATCAAGCGCTTTGCAGACGACAATACCCGCATTTTCTTGTCGACTCCCGAACGCGACCGATTGCGGGGAAAAGACAATACTCGATCACCCAAGGTGGAGCACCTCCGCGAGTGGAATCAACCCGAGTTTGAGCGCTTTCTCGAAAAAAGCGGGTACGAAGTCCTAGAGAGCAAAATATTCACTTTTATGAAGCCCAATCTATACTACCCACATGGACTCAAATATGTGAAGAATGTGCTACTCAGATTGCTCTACACCAATCAAGGCGTCGAAGCCCGCATCAAAGCCTGATCTATGCGCTGGGCCTACGTGTACCAAAACGAACTTGGCCGGCGCAGTGCCAACCTAAAGCAAACGCTGAATACCGTAGACCGACTCTCTACTCAAGTGGATCTCCGCTTCTTATGTTCTACTTATGAATCCGCCGAGCGGTCGTTCATTTCGAAACAATTCGGATTGAATGTAGACAAGACGGTGCTTCCATTGAACGTAAGCTTGCGAACGACGAACCTCATCGCGGAGTTCCGATCGCGCTATCGATACAACAAGGCCGTGGTCCGCGAACTCCAAAAACAGCAGTTCGACGTAATCTACACGCGCGATTTCGGCTTTCTGTTCTACCTGTGGCTTACGGGGCAGCGTAAAAATATTCCCGGCTACATCGTGTACGAACCCCACAAGGTATACCACCGGTCTTCGTCAAAGGTCATGCGCTTTATGGAAGCCGGCGCGCTGAAACAATGCGATGCCATAACGCCCATAACGAAAGGTCTTTTGCAGGACCTGCGGTCCGATTTTTCACTCGCCCAACCCGCTCATGTACTGCCCGACGGAGTGCGCATCGTGCCGCAGGCACAAATAAATAAAAAGCTCCACGACAGTCCGGTTCGCTTCATTTACGCCGGCAGTTTTAAAAAGTGGAAAGGATTGGATACGCTGATCGATGCGGTAAAGATCCTCTCGAAGGATGAGCCGGAATTGTGCGTGACCATTTGTGGTGGCAGCGAATCTGAAGTTGAGTCCATGCAAGCCCGCTGTCGTGAATGGAGTATCAATGAGTTCATCCATTGGAGAGGCTACCTCAACGACCACGAGCTACAAAAAGAGTACGAACGGCACCATGCCGCCATACTGCCCAACACCACCGAAACCATTAGTGCGCGGTACACCTCGCCGCTAAAACTTTTTGAATACCTGGCGCACGGGCTGCCTATAGTAGCCTCCGACCTGCCGAGTTTACGCGAAGTACTCGACGATCACAGCGCTCTATTCTTTACGGCCGAAAACCCGCAAGCCCTGGCCCAGGCGATGAGTAAAATAGCGGCCCAAAGTGACTTGCGACTGGCCATGAGCGAGCGCAATGCTACCTTTGCACAGCAGTTCTCGTGGGAGAACCGAGCTAAAAATCTGGTGAAATTCGTTCATGAGCAGCTTTGAACTACATGCGGTGGGCATCGGCGCGCAAAAAGCGGGCTCTACGTGGGTATCCGACATGGCTCGGCAGCACCCCGATGTAGCGGTGTGGCACCCCAAAGAGCTCGAGTTCTTCAACGACCGTAAATCATACTATCAAGCGACCCGTAAAAAGGCTTACCAGTCCGACCTTGCAGGCCTTGCAAAGTACTTCAATGACCCCGAGAACGAGCTATACCACTTAGAAGTCACACCGAACTATTTCTGGGATCGGGCGGCGGCTGAACGCATCGCAGCACTTTTCCCGAACATCAAGATCGTCGCCAACCTGCGCCAGCCCGTCGAGCGCGCCTTTAGCCAATGGGTCATGGCCCGCTACAACCACAGGCGCGAAACCCGCTCTTTCGAAGAGGTCATGCAGCACGAAACCGAGTACACCGAGCGCAGTCGGTATGCCCAACAACTCGATCTCTGGCTCGCCCATTTTCCACGAAAACAGATCCACCTCATTGCTCTGGACGAAATCCTCTCGGATCCCGCTTCCACCGCCTACCGCCTTTTTGAGTTTTTGGGCCTGCGGCCCGATGTGTTCCTTAACGCCTCTGGCAAAAGCAACCAGGCTAAATCGACCCGTATACCCGCTCTGCAGAACGGTATAAACGCGCTCGTACGCCAATTGAGCGCGGTCGGACTCACATCCGTGGTAGAGCGGGCCCGCGGTAGCAAGCTGCGCAACTGGGTACTTCAAAAAAATCAGCACACTTCGGAATTCCCTAAATTCGACTCCGCCTACAACGCTCAATATTGGGATCGATTCGCTGCCGACGTCGATCGGCTCGAAAACGAATGGGGGCTTCAACTAAACGCCTGGAAACCATGAGCCGGGTGAAGGTGCTTTACGTTTTGGGCATGAGCTACTCCGGTTCGAGCCTCCTGGGGTTTGTTCTCGGCGCCGTTCCCGAAGTCTGGAACCTCGGCGAAGTCAAGGTGTTTCCGCGCGAGCACAAGCTCAGCCGCATTTGCACCTGTAAAAAGCCCACGCTCGAATGTGAATATTGGGGTGCGCTGTACCGTCAAAACCTCCAGGTCTTCAATAAAGGATCGCGTTGGATGCGTTGGAGCATTACCCTAAGGCTGCTGCTCGGACTTCCGGTAAAGGCCAAATCGAACCACGGCGACGCCCATATGCTCGCCGCCGCGCTGGAACACGCAAAATCCTTTGAATCGCGCAGTACCTGGCTGGTCGACACCTCCAAAAGCCTTTGGCGACTCCTCGTCTTGTGGACCGACCCCGACATCGAGGTCAAGGTGATATACCTCAAACGGGGAGCTAAGGAAAACATCGCATCGTACCGCAAGCACGGCCACGGGTTCTTCAAAGCGCTGTTCCAGTATGCTTTATTCCACCTTTTGGCTAAGCGTTGGTTGAGGCGGTATACCACCGAAAGCCAATCGCTTACGCTACATCACGAAGACCTAGCCTTGCGCGAGCAAGAGGCCATGAAATCCATTTCCGCTTTTATGGAACTCGACTACAGCGGGTACAAAGAACAAATGAAATCGCGCGTCTACCATATTCGCACAGGGAATCCGAGAACGGTTGATCAGTTCCGCGATGGGGTCGAAGGATTTTTCTACGATGAGCATTGGAAGGATATACTAAAGCCAATCCAGTTGAATCTGTTGACCCAATTATTTCGATCGAACTGATGGCCGCGGACATGCAAAAAAATATGCGGGCTACCTTTTTGACCAAGATCCCTATTTCGATCCTGGCCTTTTTGCATTCGGTGATCATCACGCGTTTGCTCGGCCCCGAAGGATTTGGTGTCTTCCAGTACATCACTACAAACGTTCAGTTCTTGGTTATGGCCGTGGCCTTCAACATGACACATGGAGTGCTCTATTTCAGTGCTTCAAAGCGAATCGACGAGTCCAAGATCGTTTCCCTCGTGCTCTTGTTGTTTCTAGGGTCTTTCACCGTTATGAACCTGTTGGTCCTCGCCGCGCCAAAATCTTCTTGGATTGCTCTTTGGCTGTTGCCCAAAGGGTTTCAAGACTCGCCTTTCGCCTGGTATTTCTTAGCGGCATTCGCGTACCACTTCGCCCAAATTTTCATGCACGCCCACCTCAAAGGCCGCAAGTCCTTTATTCGATCCAATAATGTGATGCTCCTGAGCGGTGTGGTCAATGTGCTGGTCAGCGGTTTGTTATACGTCATGACAACCCGTGGTTTTAACGCCGACCTACGTGTACTTTTCAATATTTTGACCGCCTTGCAGATCGGACTCCTAGTCGTGGTACTCATTGGTTACCTCCCTAGTGCGCGACCTCGTCTGAATTTTAACTGGACCAAGTCCGAATTCAAAACCTATTTCGGATATACTTCGCTTGGCTATGGCAACATGTTCAGCAAATTCTTCAATAAGCGGCTCGATGTATATTTCGTTCAATACCTCTCTGGCTCCGTGTCTCTAGGGCTCTATGGCGTGGCTACGACCTTGACGAATTTTCTTTTAGATTTTGTTCAACCTTTGAATCAGGTCATAATCCCCTACCTCACCACGATGAATCGAGATGAAACGGTCAATACCTATCCCGTCTACCTCAGAATCCTCACCACCATTATTATAGTGCCGGTCATCGTACTAATCGCCTTTGCGAGCCCCATCGTAAATTTGATCTATGGAAGTGCGTTCTCCCCTGCAGTATCAGCCCTACAGGTGATTTCTATCGCCATAATCTTCGCTTATCTGCGCAATTATTTTTCATCGTACAACAACGCCAAAGATCGAATCCGATTCAATTTACTGGCCAATGTCACGGCCCTCATCGTCACCATCGCTTTGGACATCGTTTTGATTCCAAAATACGGCATACTTGGAGCGGCTTATGCTACCTTGGCCGCCTATGCCATTTCCTGTTTTATCGTTGGGCGTACCGTAAAGAAACACCTACAAATTTCGTGGGCGAGTTTGTTACTTCCAAAAACGAGCGACTGGGATGTGCTCTTGAAAACCATTCGAGGAAAGCGCTAACGCCAATCGCAGGCCCATGATCCAAAACGGGCACAACAAGCTTCTATTTCAGTGGCGTACTTTTGGTGCAGATAGGCCCTTAAGTGCGGCGGAATTTCTTCTTGCAGTCCGACATTCGACTTTTGAGCAGTGGGAAGCAGACTCATATCCACATCCTCGGCTCGACCTAAAAAGCGAAAGATATCCTTGAGCAGACCTTCCGGATCTTCTTTTATTTGTTCATAGAACCCCACGAAGATCCGCTCTTCTCCGAATACCCTACTCCACTTGACATAGGTTTCGGTGTATGAGCCTCTCTTTTCGGATTTCTGACCATCGAAGTGCGCGATCCATTGGCCCTCCGATATGTCTTCAAAAGGCCTTCCTTGAATTTTACACAAGACCATCTTCGAATGAGACCAAGCCCGTTCGATCGGGTTTCTCAATAGGTAAATGACCTTTAGGTCCGGATTCATCCGGGCTATGTGTCGAATTCTGCGTTCAGTAATGGATCCGTAGGCCGGAGTGATCTCTCCCTTTAGGCGACCCTTTGCATGAATAAATTTTCTTCGATACCAGGAATAGCTCTTCCAGTACTTCCAATCGAAGAAGTGGACTTCCTTTTCTTCGGGAAGATAAATTTCAGGATGAGCTATCAAACAAGTGTGCAGCCATGTCGTGCCCGACTTTTGGGCTCCTATACCGAGAAAATCCGGAAAATCATCTGGTTGGGCGGACCCTCTACCGATGACAAAGCTGATTGATTTTAGTCCGTCTTCAACGCCTCTTTTTATTCTTTTGATCAGTTCTTTCACGGAGGATAAAATCTAGCTTTGCTCTGCATCCTGGTTCCCAACCTCTTCGATAGGTGGGTTCGAGCGCGACTTTCGGAAATCGACAAAGGCCAAACCCAGCCAGGCGATCAAAGCCGCTAAAGAGGCAAAGCCCCCCTCCTTCGAACCCGGTGGAACAAAGTAAAGCTGCACTTCCTGAGCCGGGCCTTCGACCACAGGTATGGCCGTGAACCCAAGTTGTGCACGAACCGGCACTACTTTTTTTTGGCCCACTTCGGCGCGCCAGCCTTCGTCGAAAGGAATAGTAAAGAACAACCAGCCCTCTGATGGCGCATCGAGCGTTCCTTCAATACGGTTTTGTCCAAAGGAGGTCATGCTAAAGGTTCCGGCCGCGGCCCGGCGATCGATGATTTGCTGAAACTGCTGAACGGTGAGGTTCTTAGTGTTGACTCGCTCTACCTTCGCGGCAGAGCTCAGATCATCAGATCCTAGCGCGATGTGATCGTATACCTGAAAAGCCCGCTGCGTCTCGCCCATGGCCAACAAGGTATCTTCGCTGATGGCCGAATCGTAGAACGCCCCGAATGGAAAGCGATGCTGATTCTTATAAATATTAATGCCCTCAATTGTGCCTACAGGCTGGTAAGAGTTGACCAGCAAGGGGTGCGTGACTTCGGTCTTGCGCAAGAGGTAGTCGACCCCGGCAAAGGGATATAAGAGTGGATTCCGCTCTACCCCGGCTGCCCAGCGCGTATCGGTTTCCTTGGTTGAATCGATCAAGGCCATTTCCGACAAGAATCGAATATAATTGGCCTGATTAAAGCTGGAGTATTGTGTAGTTCCGTAGAATCCGAGAACACGACCCTCGTTCAGGGAACGATGAATGCTGTTGGCACTTGCGTAATCCTTGATCAACCTGTAGAACCCTTGATCTTGCCCATCGATGAATTCGAGGGCCTCTACGGTGTAGTCGTTGTATCCCACGCGTTGTTTCAACTCGCGCTTGGTCATGGTATCGCGTTCGCCGAAGGCGTAGCCCGAGTTGAATCCGAGGTCCAGCATCATAACGGCC
The sequence above is drawn from the Flavobacteriales bacterium genome and encodes:
- the asnB gene encoding asparagine synthase (glutamine-hydrolyzing) encodes the protein MCGISGITSPDRELIERMNRTMTHRGPNAEGYYLNDYLALGHRRLSIIDLSAGGAQPRIQDHLALTFNGEIYNYLELRSELQKLGHRFHSESDTEVLLAAYLEWGTQCFSRFIGMWALALWDDRQKTLLLCRDRMGQKPLYYRYQKNILAFASELKALLQIEGVGTERPEVLAEYFAFSYNPEPRTAYSDIHTLPPGSYLIWTPNGDLASPQHYWQPTFDLQRPSADDAIAELDELLKDALRLRLRADVPLGVFLSGGLDSMGMTTLFNQHWTGLHVALNDEERTLVEKVMVQKKADLVIATPEEFDYRADFDHIMRHFDTPFADNSSIPTYWICREARRKGFIVMLGGDGGDELFYGYKRYKQLDLYSKGGGTVLMRGAHALSRRLLPGHDIDKALRFLSKDTFEDFYIKLRGGFTRDEWPHLFTRDYRDQLGDYNPAEEVRHRWPTDNDWPLAKQAQVFDWQHSFLSDILVKADRMSMANSIELRSPFLDHRLFEWSAKLHPDVLYGGELKKLYKEWLVPRLPKEVLNQPKRGFGMNENEVLGQYQNPRLNKKAVPFLLEQKKIFFANSLNAIACTK
- a CDS encoding class I SAM-dependent methyltransferase; translated protein: MYEIKKDYIHGTSNVSFDDNRTDGTKYWNRQRIASSLVYQYSFYKWVYEKYRKQPQARILDVGCGPGTKLMHFFGKKNFEVVGIDQPDAVDYCNTKFAKYTNASFHADNFDDPVDHDLGTFDAIICSDVIEHLERPDNLLAFIKRFADDNTRIFLSTPERDRLRGKDNTRSPKVEHLREWNQPEFERFLEKSGYEVLESKIFTFMKPNLYYPHGLKYVKNVLLRLLYTNQGVEARIKA
- a CDS encoding glycosyltransferase family 4 protein, which translates into the protein MRWAYVYQNELGRRSANLKQTLNTVDRLSTQVDLRFLCSTYESAERSFISKQFGLNVDKTVLPLNVSLRTTNLIAEFRSRYRYNKAVVRELQKQQFDVIYTRDFGFLFYLWLTGQRKNIPGYIVYEPHKVYHRSSSKVMRFMEAGALKQCDAITPITKGLLQDLRSDFSLAQPAHVLPDGVRIVPQAQINKKLHDSPVRFIYAGSFKKWKGLDTLIDAVKILSKDEPELCVTICGGSESEVESMQARCREWSINEFIHWRGYLNDHELQKEYERHHAAILPNTTETISARYTSPLKLFEYLAHGLPIVASDLPSLREVLDDHSALFFTAENPQALAQAMSKIAAQSDLRLAMSERNATFAQQFSWENRAKNLVKFVHEQL
- a CDS encoding sulfotransferase; translated protein: MSSFELHAVGIGAQKAGSTWVSDMARQHPDVAVWHPKELEFFNDRKSYYQATRKKAYQSDLAGLAKYFNDPENELYHLEVTPNYFWDRAAAERIAALFPNIKIVANLRQPVERAFSQWVMARYNHRRETRSFEEVMQHETEYTERSRYAQQLDLWLAHFPRKQIHLIALDEILSDPASTAYRLFEFLGLRPDVFLNASGKSNQAKSTRIPALQNGINALVRQLSAVGLTSVVERARGSKLRNWVLQKNQHTSEFPKFDSAYNAQYWDRFAADVDRLENEWGLQLNAWKP
- a CDS encoding sulfotransferase domain-containing protein; amino-acid sequence: MSRVKVLYVLGMSYSGSSLLGFVLGAVPEVWNLGEVKVFPREHKLSRICTCKKPTLECEYWGALYRQNLQVFNKGSRWMRWSITLRLLLGLPVKAKSNHGDAHMLAAALEHAKSFESRSTWLVDTSKSLWRLLVLWTDPDIEVKVIYLKRGAKENIASYRKHGHGFFKALFQYALFHLLAKRWLRRYTTESQSLTLHHEDLALREQEAMKSISAFMELDYSGYKEQMKSRVYHIRTGNPRTVDQFRDGVEGFFYDEHWKDILKPIQLNLLTQLFRSN
- a CDS encoding polysaccharide biosynthesis C-terminal domain-containing protein, which produces MRATFLTKIPISILAFLHSVIITRLLGPEGFGVFQYITTNVQFLVMAVAFNMTHGVLYFSASKRIDESKIVSLVLLLFLGSFTVMNLLVLAAPKSSWIALWLLPKGFQDSPFAWYFLAAFAYHFAQIFMHAHLKGRKSFIRSNNVMLLSGVVNVLVSGLLYVMTTRGFNADLRVLFNILTALQIGLLVVVLIGYLPSARPRLNFNWTKSEFKTYFGYTSLGYGNMFSKFFNKRLDVYFVQYLSGSVSLGLYGVATTLTNFLLDFVQPLNQVIIPYLTTMNRDETVNTYPVYLRILTTIIIVPVIVLIAFASPIVNLIYGSAFSPAVSALQVISIAIIFAYLRNYFSSYNNAKDRIRFNLLANVTALIVTIALDIVLIPKYGILGAAYATLAAYAISCFIVGRTVKKHLQISWASLLLPKTSDWDVLLKTIRGKR
- a CDS encoding sulfotransferase produces the protein MKELIKRIKRGVEDGLKSISFVIGRGSAQPDDFPDFLGIGAQKSGTTWLHTCLIAHPEIYLPEEKEVHFFDWKYWKSYSWYRRKFIHAKGRLKGEITPAYGSITERRIRHIARMNPDLKVIYLLRNPIERAWSHSKMVLCKIQGRPFEDISEGQWIAHFDGQKSEKRGSYTETYVKWSRVFGEERIFVGFYEQIKEDPEGLLKDIFRFLGRAEDVDMSLLPTAQKSNVGLQEEIPPHLRAYLHQKYATEIEACCARFGSWACDWR